A part of Longimicrobium sp. genomic DNA contains:
- the fabF gene encoding beta-ketoacyl-ACP synthase II, giving the protein MARRVVITGVGMVTALGNTAADTWAGVKAGRSGIGPLTKCELPGIAPEIAIAGEVRNFAPEPVLDRKDARRMDWFIQYALVAAHDAMVNAGLGGLGPVPNPEETGTIVGSGMGGLISIMETSDTMREKGMNRVSPFFIPASIINLAAGQIAIRTGAQGPSYAPVSACASSNHAIGEAFHAIQRGDARMMLAGGTEACLTPISFAGFAAARALATQYESPETASRPFDATRSGFVHGEGGGVLVLEELESARERGAPILAEIIGFGMSADAFHITAPPEDGAGAARAMKAALRSAGLAPEEVSYINAHGTSTPVGDAAETRAIRSVLGAHAERVPVSSTKSMIGHALGGSASIEAGVCAMAIRDGIIPPTINLRTPDPECDLDYVPDTAREQALDVVLSNSFGFGGANTTLVMRRFDG; this is encoded by the coding sequence GGGCATCGCCCCCGAGATCGCCATCGCGGGCGAGGTCAGGAACTTTGCCCCGGAGCCGGTGCTGGACCGCAAGGACGCGCGGCGGATGGACTGGTTCATCCAGTACGCCCTGGTCGCCGCGCACGATGCCATGGTCAACGCGGGGCTGGGCGGCCTGGGGCCCGTCCCCAATCCGGAGGAGACGGGCACCATTGTCGGCTCGGGGATGGGCGGGCTGATTTCCATCATGGAGACCTCCGACACCATGCGCGAAAAGGGGATGAACCGCGTTTCTCCGTTCTTCATCCCCGCCAGCATCATCAACCTGGCCGCCGGGCAGATCGCCATCCGCACCGGCGCGCAGGGGCCCAGCTACGCCCCCGTTTCCGCCTGCGCCAGCAGCAACCACGCGATCGGAGAGGCATTCCACGCCATCCAGCGCGGCGACGCCCGGATGATGCTGGCCGGCGGCACCGAGGCCTGCCTGACGCCCATCTCGTTCGCCGGCTTCGCCGCGGCCCGCGCCCTCGCTACCCAGTACGAGTCGCCCGAGACGGCGTCGCGCCCGTTCGACGCCACGCGCAGCGGCTTCGTGCACGGCGAGGGCGGCGGCGTGCTGGTGCTGGAGGAGCTGGAAAGCGCCCGTGAGCGCGGCGCGCCCATCCTGGCGGAGATCATCGGCTTCGGCATGAGTGCCGACGCCTTCCACATCACCGCGCCCCCCGAGGACGGGGCGGGCGCCGCGCGGGCCATGAAGGCCGCCCTGCGCAGCGCCGGCCTGGCCCCGGAAGAGGTATCGTACATCAACGCGCACGGGACGTCGACGCCCGTGGGCGACGCGGCCGAGACGCGCGCCATCCGCTCCGTTCTGGGCGCCCACGCCGAGCGCGTGCCCGTGTCGTCCACCAAGTCGATGATCGGCCACGCGCTGGGCGGCAGCGCGTCCATCGAGGCGGGCGTCTGCGCGATGGCCATCCGCGACGGCATCATCCCGCCGACGATCAACCTGCGCACGCCGGACCCGGAGTGCGACCTGGACTACGTTCCCGACACCGCTCGCGAGCAGGCGCTGGACGTGGTCCTCAGCAACTCGTTCGGCTTCGGCGGGGCGAACACCACGCTCGTGATGCGCCGCTTCGACGGCTGA
- a CDS encoding CBS domain-containing protein, with translation MASYGRDYGQDRGWFGQGGYGGGGGNRGGASRGGEYGGMGSDAGGGQNGGFSGFGPGGGAYDNEFGAGGYGGARGGSGYGGYGAGRGGGGGYSDDAGWGSGRDTQSGGGYGYGGQGFGGGMYGGGQGYGGYGYGDPSFRGESGGYGGGGYGGGSYGGGSYGGGGGGYGGGGQNSGGYGGGWTSGGQGGYGGGGQGGSGFGDPGYGGGQQGGGEELRRLRAADVMTDNPETVTPETSLADAARKMRDLDVGIIPVVESDTSKRLRGVLTDRDIAIRAVADGMDANSTKVSQVMTTQVETCNKNDSLRDVLNVMEREQVRRVPITDREGRLVGIIAQADVATDLDSREGRYELAEAVEQISEPGRSRGRGGAGGGRSGSGGGGFLGTVRNLAQNATGGRQSQGGGYSAGGSTGGGNASGTSQAAGRSSESNTSGGLDNTAEGHEGGNG, from the coding sequence ATGGCAAGCTACGGACGCGACTACGGCCAGGACCGCGGGTGGTTCGGCCAGGGTGGGTACGGAGGCGGTGGGGGGAATCGCGGTGGCGCCTCGCGTGGCGGTGAGTACGGCGGCATGGGCTCGGACGCCGGCGGCGGCCAGAACGGTGGCTTCTCCGGCTTTGGGCCCGGTGGCGGCGCGTACGATAACGAGTTCGGCGCCGGCGGGTACGGCGGCGCGCGCGGCGGCTCCGGCTATGGCGGGTACGGCGCGGGCCGCGGTGGCGGTGGGGGCTACTCCGACGACGCCGGCTGGGGCAGCGGACGCGACACGCAGTCCGGCGGCGGGTACGGCTACGGCGGCCAGGGCTTCGGCGGCGGGATGTACGGCGGTGGCCAGGGGTACGGCGGCTACGGCTACGGAGACCCGAGCTTCCGCGGTGAGTCCGGCGGCTACGGCGGGGGTGGCTACGGCGGAGGCTCGTACGGTGGCGGCTCCTACGGCGGTGGTGGCGGCGGATACGGAGGCGGCGGGCAGAACTCCGGCGGGTACGGCGGTGGATGGACCAGCGGTGGCCAGGGCGGCTACGGCGGCGGGGGCCAGGGCGGCTCCGGCTTCGGTGACCCGGGGTACGGCGGCGGGCAGCAGGGCGGCGGCGAAGAGCTGCGGCGCCTGCGTGCGGCCGACGTGATGACCGACAATCCGGAGACGGTGACGCCCGAAACGTCGCTGGCCGACGCCGCGCGCAAGATGCGCGACCTGGACGTGGGCATCATCCCCGTCGTGGAGAGCGATACCAGCAAGCGCCTGCGCGGCGTGCTCACCGACCGCGACATCGCCATCCGCGCCGTCGCCGACGGGATGGACGCCAACTCCACCAAGGTCAGCCAGGTGATGACCACCCAGGTGGAAACCTGCAACAAGAACGACTCGCTGCGTGATGTGCTGAACGTCATGGAGCGCGAGCAGGTGCGCCGCGTTCCCATCACCGACCGCGAGGGCCGGCTGGTGGGCATCATCGCGCAGGCCGACGTGGCGACGGACCTGGACAGCCGCGAGGGCCGCTACGAGCTGGCCGAGGCGGTGGAGCAGATCTCGGAGCCCGGGCGTAGCCGCGGACGCGGCGGTGCCGGGGGCGGCCGCTCCGGTTCGGGCGGCGGCGGGTTCCTGGGCACGGTGCGCAACCTGGCCCAGAACGCCACAGGGGGACGGCAGTCGCAGGGCGGGGGATACTCCGCGGGCGGATCGACCGGCGGAGGAAACGCCTCCGGCACCAGCCAGGCGGCCGGGCGCTCGAGCGAGTCGAACACCTCCGGGGGGCTCGACAACACGGCGGAGGGCCACGAGGGCGGCAACGGCTGA
- a CDS encoding SURF1 family protein → MKFTVRGILAAVFVLLVAGVCVRLGLWQLDRLQERRARNEAVRANTAQPPLVLDAATSAALTSNPDAYVWRRVSVRGRYAPAGAVVLRARARAGNPGVHMVAPLVLADGRVVMVNRGWAPSPDAATVDRSALRPDTGEVIITGVLLPVETRPDGGMPAGRVGDDTTYRRLDLAALRARTRGEVLPVHVQQLPDGAASDPPIPVPLPEMSEGNHLSYAVQWFSFAAIAVIGFAVVALRRRRA, encoded by the coding sequence GTGAAGTTCACCGTGCGCGGCATCCTCGCCGCCGTCTTCGTTCTGCTCGTCGCCGGCGTGTGCGTGCGGCTGGGGCTGTGGCAGCTGGACCGGCTGCAGGAGCGGCGCGCCCGCAACGAGGCCGTGCGCGCCAACACCGCGCAGCCCCCGCTCGTGCTGGATGCCGCCACCTCCGCGGCCCTCACATCGAACCCTGACGCGTACGTCTGGCGCCGCGTAAGCGTCCGGGGCCGCTACGCTCCCGCGGGCGCCGTGGTGCTGCGTGCCCGCGCCCGCGCGGGAAATCCGGGGGTGCACATGGTCGCCCCGCTGGTGCTGGCGGACGGGCGCGTGGTGATGGTGAACCGCGGCTGGGCCCCCTCGCCGGACGCGGCTACGGTGGACCGCTCCGCGCTGCGCCCGGACACGGGCGAGGTCATCATCACCGGCGTGCTGCTGCCGGTGGAGACGCGTCCGGACGGCGGGATGCCCGCGGGGCGCGTGGGTGACGACACCACCTACCGCCGGCTGGACCTGGCCGCGCTTCGTGCGCGGACGCGCGGCGAGGTGTTGCCCGTGCACGTGCAGCAGCTGCCGGACGGCGCCGCGTCCGATCCTCCCATTCCCGTGCCGCTGCCGGAGATGAGCGAGGGCAACCACCTGAGCTATGCGGTACAGTGGTTCAGCTTTGCGGCCATCGCGGTGATCGGATTCGCGGTCGTCGCGCTGCGGCGGAGGAGGGCGTAG